Genomic DNA from Triticum dicoccoides isolate Atlit2015 ecotype Zavitan chromosome 4B, WEW_v2.0, whole genome shotgun sequence:
acttgatacatgtgtgaatacatagacaaaacacagtgtccctagtaagcctctactagactagctcgttaatcaaagatggttaagttttctaaccatagacatgtgttgtcatttgatgaaagagatcacgtcattaggagaatgatgtgatggacaagacccatctgttagcttagcatattgatcgtttagttttattgctattgctttcttcatgtcatatacatattcctttgactatgagattatgcaactcctggataccagaggaataccttgtgtgctatcaaacgtcacaacataactaggtggttataaagatgctctacaggtatctccgaaggtgtttgttgggttggtatagatcgagattaggatttatcactccgagtatcggagagatatctctaggccctctcgataatgcagatcataataagccttgcaaggaatgttactaatgagttagttgagggatgatgtattacagaacgagtaaagatacttggcgcTAACGATatttaactaggtatgaagatatcgatgatcgaatctcgggcaagtaacataccgatgacaaagggaataacgtatattgtcattacggaacgaccgataaagatcttcgtagaatatgtgggaaccaatatgagcatccaagttccgttgttggttattgaccggagaggcgtctcggtcatgtctacatagttctcaaacccgtagggtccgcacgcttaacgttgatgacgattttgtattatatgagttatgtgatttggtgaccgaatgttgtttggagtcccggatgagatcacggccatgacgaggagtctcgaaatgatccagaggtaaagattcatatattagaCGATGACATTCGGACACATGAAGTGTTCCAGGGATACTGGGTACATaccgggtcaccgaaaggggttccggggcgtaatgggccaagaaggggacagaccagcccctagggggctggtgcgccccatgtaggccaaaataagggggaaggaaagagaggaagagagaaaTGAAGGGGAGCAACTCAGCCTCCCCCTtctttctctcctccctcctccttccttccccctccggatgaatatggaaggggggacgccgaattgagaggcgcccaagtaggattcctcctacttggggcgccccccttggctgcctatcctcccctccaacctatatatatgagggggggtaccactagaacacacaccaacaattgttagccgtgtgcgatgccccctccatagtttacgcctccagtcatatcttcgtagtgcttaggcgaagccctgcacggatcacttcaccatcactgtcaccacaccgtcgtgctgacgaaactctccctcgacactttgctggatcaagagttcgagggacgtcatcgagctaaaaatgtgtagaactcggaggtgtcgtacgttcgcttCTTGATTGGtcgaaacgagaagaagttcgactacatcaaccgcgttgtcaaacacttctgctttcggtctacgagggtacgtggacacattatCCCCCTCTCATtgccatgcatctcctagatagatcttgcatgagcgtacgaatttttttgaaattgcatgctacgttccccaacaaggttggtccaggccgcttcatcccacaataccgccaaatcaaaataagacgttggtggtaagcagtatgaccatcactgcccacaactcctttgtgttctactcgtgcatatcatctacgcatagacctgactcggatgccactgtcggggaacgttgcatggaaaacaaaaaatttctatgcacacgcaagatctatccatggagatgcatagctacgagaggggaaagTATGTCTATGTTCCCTCATAGACcgtaaagcggaagcgtttattaacgtggttgatgtagccaaacaccttcgcgatccaaccgataaagtaccgaacgtacgacacctccgtgtttagcacacgttcggctcgatgacgtcctcgccttcttgatccaataAGACATGCGAAGCAGTAGATGAATTCCGGTAGCACGAGGTGTGGTGACGGTGGTGATGCAATTATCTCCGCAGGACTTCAccgagcactacgaaaatatgaccaatGATGAACTGGAGGGagaggggcgccacacacggctagagAATCGTTGTGTgtcttgcccctctccctcctctcatatatataggtggaggagggagaggacgcAGCCTCTAAGAGTGCCCCCAAGTGGCCGGCAACAGCCCTAGGGCGCCTGCCTGGTCGCACCCCCTTCCTTATTTGAACAtgtggggaaaggaaagggggggctggcTGCCTTTGGGCGCCTCCCCCTTCCATTCCCTCACTTCCTTTGCATGTGGGCTGGAGTggaggggcgcgccagcccccttatgggctggtgtgctccccccttggcccataaggcccatcgcTTGCTGgtggcctcccggaaccccttccggcactccggtaatTAATCGGTACTTTTTGAAACCTTTCCTGtgaccaaataccatcgtcctatatatcaatctttcctccggaccattccgaagctcctcgtcatgtccatgatctcatccgggactccgaacaacattcggtcaccaaatcacataactcatattatactatatcgtcaatgaacgttaagcgtgcggaccctatgggttcgagaatgatgtagacatgaccgagatgcctctccggtcaataaacaatagagggacctggatgccatattggttcctacatattctatgaagatctttatctgtcgaacctttatgacaacatacgtaattccctttgtctgtcggtatgttacttgcccgagaatcgatcgtcggtatctccatacctagttcaatctcgttactggcatgtctctttactcgttccgtaatacatcatctcgtaagcaactccttagtcattttgcttgcaagcttcttatggacgtttgatagcacacaaggtattcctccgtatccggaagttgcatgatctcatggtcgaacgaacatgtatttgacattaagaaagcggtagcaataaactgaacagtcatatgctaagctaacggatggatcttgtctatcacatcattctcctaatgatgtgatcccgttatcaaatgacaactcatgtctatggttaggaaaccttaaccacctttaatcaacgagctagtctagtagaggctcactagggacacgatatttgtttatgtatccacatatgtatttaattttccggtcaatacaattctagcatgaataataaacctgtaTCATGATTaagaaaaatataataataaccattttattattacctctagggcatatttccatcaagtGGCTATAGGGGGGATGCCTTCGGAGTAGGTGCCTTCTGCTTTCTCACCTGACCTATTCTACCGCATTCATCCTAGGAAATCCTGGAAGTAATCGACAATGGAGCCATGAATTACCTCTCGATGCGCAATGCAGTGAAAGGCTGTCGATGTCATGCGTCAATGCCGATGTTGTCACACTCCTCTTCCCCGCGATCCCACGTACAACTCCTACCATATCCCATGAATGATTTTCCCAAGCACCACGTGTGCTAAACCTCCAAGGTATCCACATGTATAAGGATTTGAGGATCACGCGTCAGGGTTCTAGCTCGCAGGCGCGATCTAGGTCGAGGGAGTGCGGCAGCTAGGGTTTGTGTTCCACACACGCATTAAGGTTAACCCTAATACAATCGATTGCGCCTGATCGGCCGACTATAAAGTGTACAATGCACAATACAATCTAGCGCACAACCCAATCGGCCGCTAGATCATCCATCAagggctagagatgctctaactccTCAAACCAGAAATTTTTTAGGAGTCAAAGGATTTTAAGGACAGGAGTAGGGATGCTCTAACAATGCCACATATGGAGGCTCTCCATTGAAGTTCTCTTTCCACTGAGCTAATACAACCGAAGAGCTGCGCATTACATCATGTAAGTACACGGATACATCAATTTACACGATAATACAGCACCGATTCACAAGCATTGAAGCAGTTACATCATCATCAACCATAGTGTACACCTCGTATGTATATACACCAATCGATTCCCTTTACACGGCCAACTTACATCACAGATTCATACGGTGAAGAGCTCCTCGAAGGGGATTAATGGTCAGTGATGCCGTTGTGTTGTCTCCCCCGACTCCCCCGTCCCGCTGTACTCGTTGGTGTACTCCTCGCTACTCTCGAACGCGATCTGCCTCAGCCTGTTGATGTTGGCCGCGTAGCTGCCGGACTCGTCGGAGCTGTATATCATGCTCTGCCCTGGCTTCATCCCTTCGTTCAGGTCGTCCAGCGACGCGTCACCCTCCAGCGCGCGAACAATCTACACAAACGGTGCAAGAATCACTGTCAGTTCACGGCGAGTTGCTTAGCATCGATCTCGACCGATCTTGACCTGTTTCATCTTGGGGCGGCGCTTGGCGGAGtgccggacggcggcggcggcgctggcggccaTGCGCTCCATCTCCTGCCGGTCGTACTTGTTCTCCAGGCGCGGGTCCACCACCTCGTCGAAGTTGCCGCCCTCCGACAGCGCGCGCGCCAAGAGCGGCCTCGCCCAGTCCACCAGGCTGTCCTCCATGTAGTTGCTGGGGTCGACGGGCCGCCGGCCGGTGATGAGCTCGAGCATCATCACGCCGAAGGAGAAGACGTCCGACTTGTCCGTCAGCTTGCCGCTGGAGGCGTACTCCGGCGCCAGGTACCTGCACGAGCCGCCAGCGGAGAAGACATTAACGCTCGAGCTCTGCTCCCATGGTGCCGCAATGGCGACACTTGCTGCTCTGCTCAGCGTGCGTGCGTGCTCTGCTCACCCGAACGTTCCCATGACGCGCGTGGAGACGTGCGTGTTGTTGTCCGTCGTCAGCTTCGCGAGCCCGAAATCCGCGACCTGCCAACATTCAGACGAGTTTTCACTCCAATCTTACAAATTTCGCTGCACCGTGATTCACAAATCTCGCAGATTAATCACCTTGGCCTCGAAACTTTCGTCCAAGAGAATGTTGGCCGCCTTGATGTCACGGTGGATGATCCTCGGATTGCCTTGATAATGCACGACATCAGAAGCACGAACGCCATGGATTGATGTGGCCAGAAGAAGAGAAGAAACTTACAGTCTTCGTGCAGATACGCAAGGCCCTTGGCGGAGCCGAGCGCAATGGCGAGCCTCTTGCGCCAGTCCATGACCGGCACGCCCTTGCCGTGGAGATGGTGCTCGAGGGTGTCGTTGGCGACGAACTCATAGACGAGCAGGCGCTGGGAGGAGCCGGCGATGCAGTAGCCGACGAGGGAGACGAGGTGGCGGTGGTGGACGCGGCTGATGATCTCCACCTCCGCCTGGAACTCGCGCTCGCCCTGCCCGCTGCCGGCCTTGAGctgcttcaccgccacctccttgccGCTCCCCGGCAGCACGCCCTTGTACACGTACCCGAACCCGCCCTGCCCCAGCAGGTTCGCCTTGGAGAACCCGCCCGTGGCCGACGCCAGCTCCTCGTACGTGAACGAGCTCTGCGACCCGAagatggccggcggcggcgggggcatcgACGACCCCGACCCCTGCGACCCGCTCATCGTCATCTCCTCGCTCAGCGGCCCCTGTCCCGGCGGGTACTGCAGGTGCCACCCCACGCCGCCGTGCCCGTCCGACGGGCCGCCGCTCTGCTGCCACGGGCTCGGCATGTTGTTCGCGTAGTACACGTTCCCTGCACGCGCCCGCGCGCCGCCATGGTCACAGTTAGATCTCTGCCAATGATCTCCATGGTGAATGGAATGGGCACGATGCGATGCGCGCGCCTGCCGGCCGTACCATGCTGGTCGGTGTAGAAGGGCATGGCCAtgggcggcct
This window encodes:
- the LOC119293788 gene encoding proline-rich receptor-like protein kinase PERK4; amino-acid sequence: MDDSPLSRGPLGPLLGSGPLDPSSSSAADSDGSGGSSSGASDSSGESSSSGSPPSPSGPQSSTQSTPPPGSEESAPSPPSPSLSPPPATPAGTSGSPPGQSSPPGSNAIPSPQAPKSNGGGGGSSESGGGSKGGGGSKGKGGSKQDGSPPVEAVVVGVVIGVLVFALLLCIAACVCCARRRKKKRPPMAMPFYTDQHGNVYYANNMPSPWQQSGGPSDGHGGVGWHLQYPPGQGPLSEEMTMSGSQGSGSSMPPPPPAIFGSQSSFTYEELASATGGFSKANLLGQGGFGYVYKGVLPGSGKEVAVKQLKAGSGQGEREFQAEVEIISRVHHRHLVSLVGYCIAGSSQRLLVYEFVANDTLEHHLHGKGVPVMDWRKRLAIALGSAKGLAYLHEDCNPRIIHRDIKAANILLDESFEAKVADFGLAKLTTDNNTHVSTRVMGTFGYLAPEYASSGKLTDKSDVFSFGVMMLELITGRRPVDPSNYMEDSLVDWARPLLARALSEGGNFDEVVDPRLENKYDRQEMERMAASAAAAVRHSAKRRPKMKQIVRALEGDASLDDLNEGMKPGQSMIYSSDESGSYAANINRLRQIAFESSEEYTNEYSGTGESGETTQRHH